In Lusitaniella coriacea LEGE 07157, a single window of DNA contains:
- the def gene encoding peptide deformylase — protein MSAAVAPEKKKLKTPPLEIHYLGDRVLRSPAKRIAKVDDSVRQLAREMLQTMYTSDGIGLAAPQVATNKQLIVIDCEPDEPANPPLILINPQIKSYSKEMCDAQEGCLSIPGVYLDVTRPKAIEVAFKDEYGRPRRLKVTELLSRAIQHEMDHLSGVLFVDRVTNSLALTDELKKHNFSVSAVRPMV, from the coding sequence ATGAGTGCTGCCGTTGCGCCTGAAAAGAAAAAGTTAAAAACACCCCCTCTTGAAATTCACTATCTCGGCGATCGCGTGCTGCGTTCTCCTGCAAAACGAATTGCGAAAGTAGACGATTCCGTGCGCCAGTTAGCGCGAGAGATGCTGCAAACCATGTACACCTCCGATGGAATTGGTTTAGCCGCACCGCAAGTGGCAACCAACAAGCAATTAATCGTCATTGACTGCGAACCGGACGAACCCGCCAATCCCCCTCTCATCCTGATTAATCCTCAAATCAAAAGCTACAGCAAAGAAATGTGCGATGCTCAGGAAGGATGCTTAAGTATTCCCGGCGTTTATTTGGATGTGACGCGCCCCAAAGCCATTGAAGTGGCGTTCAAAGACGAATACGGTCGTCCGCGCCGTCTCAAAGTGACAGAATTGCTTTCCCGTGCCATTCAACACGAAATGGATCACCTCAGTGGCGTTCTCTTTGTCGATCGCGTCACCAACAGTTTAGCTCTCACCGATGAGTTGAAAAAGCACAACTTTTCTGTCAGCGCCGTTCGTCCAATGGTCTAA
- a CDS encoding PrsW family glutamic-type intramembrane protease, whose amino-acid sequence MNAVLRQISSPGVTNQPLRSYTLIRDREIEIGRDPKCHIALDPSLYTGVSRRHFALHSRENKWEICDLNSANGTYLNGQRLHQRKILHPGDSIRLGKNGPEFVFEIQATPPPSSLDTVTLTQLFPIISTGRELTQKAYLIPVAITIFFVVLLFASIGEPVVFNLFLAGYLSCAAYYFVYQLCGKSKPWWALLGTGLATAGIIASPLLIVFIFTFRTLLPGSIPLDGETVSFPSLLVRMFFGAGLMEELLKALPVAIALGLGKIARSPLKERLGVTEPLDGILLGAASAVGFTLMETLGQYVPAIVSSTALQSGEGAGQLVGLQLLIPRILGSVSGHIAYSGYLGYFIGLSVLKPRRRWKILGVGYLTAAILHALWNTIGYYLPILLTVVGVTSYACLAAAILKARLLSPTREQNFATRLYK is encoded by the coding sequence GTGAATGCAGTTCTGCGACAGATATCGAGTCCAGGAGTCACTAATCAACCTCTCCGTTCTTATACCCTAATCCGCGATCGCGAAATAGAGATCGGGCGCGATCCAAAATGTCACATTGCCCTCGATCCCTCCCTTTATACAGGAGTTTCGCGTCGCCACTTCGCCTTACATTCGCGAGAAAATAAATGGGAAATTTGCGATCTCAACAGCGCCAACGGGACGTATCTCAACGGACAGCGCTTGCACCAGCGAAAAATTCTCCATCCCGGCGACTCGATTCGCTTGGGGAAAAATGGCCCGGAATTTGTCTTTGAAATTCAAGCGACTCCTCCCCCATCATCCCTAGACACCGTTACCTTAACCCAACTGTTTCCCATTATTTCCACCGGGCGAGAGTTAACCCAAAAGGCTTATCTCATTCCCGTCGCAATTACGATTTTCTTCGTTGTCCTGCTGTTTGCTTCCATTGGCGAACCCGTTGTTTTCAATCTCTTCTTAGCGGGCTATCTATCCTGTGCAGCATACTATTTTGTCTATCAACTGTGCGGCAAGTCTAAACCTTGGTGGGCGCTATTGGGAACGGGATTGGCAACAGCAGGAATCATTGCCAGCCCCCTTTTAATTGTCTTTATCTTCACCTTCCGCACCCTTCTACCGGGCAGCATTCCCCTCGATGGGGAAACGGTTTCCTTTCCCTCCCTGCTCGTTCGGATGTTTTTTGGGGCGGGGTTAATGGAAGAATTGCTCAAAGCCTTACCCGTCGCGATCGCGTTAGGATTGGGAAAGATCGCGCGATCGCCCCTCAAAGAGCGTTTGGGCGTAACCGAACCCCTCGATGGCATCCTCCTCGGCGCAGCCTCTGCCGTTGGCTTCACGCTCATGGAAACCCTCGGACAATACGTCCCCGCGATCGTCTCCTCCACCGCCCTACAATCGGGAGAAGGAGCCGGTCAATTAGTAGGACTGCAACTGTTAATTCCTCGCATTCTCGGCTCTGTGAGCGGGCATATTGCCTATAGCGGCTATCTCGGCTATTTCATCGGCTTAAGCGTTCTCAAACCCCGCAGGCGCTGGAAAATCTTAGGGGTTGGCTACCTCACTGCGGCTATCCTTCATGCGCTTTGGAATACCATCGGCTACTACTTACCCATTCTCCTCACCGTCGTTGGAGTGACATCCTATGCTTGTTTGGCTGCGGCAATTCTCAAAGCGCGACTACTTTCCCCCACGCGAGAACAAAATTTCGCAACTCGCCTCTATAAGTGA